A stretch of Buteo buteo chromosome 9, bButBut1.hap1.1, whole genome shotgun sequence DNA encodes these proteins:
- the WNT3 gene encoding proto-oncogene Wnt-3, giving the protein MDYHLLGLILSFLFNGTKVLAGYPIWWSLALGQQYSSLGSQPILCGSIPGLVPKQLRFCRNYIEIMPSVAEGVKLGIQECQHQFRGRRWNCTTIDDSLAIFGPVLDKATRESAFVHAIASAGVAFAVTRSCAEGTSTICGCDSHHKGPPGDGWKWGGCSEDADFGVLVSREFADARENRPDARSAMNRHNNEAGRTTILDHMHLKCKCHGLSGSCEVKTCWWAQPDFRAIGDYLKDKYDSASEMVVEKHRESRGWVETLRAKYALFKPPTERDLVYYENSPNFCEPNPETGSFGTRDRTCNVTSHGIDGCDLLCCGRGHNTRTEKRKEKCHCIFHWCCYVSCQECIRVYDVHTCK; this is encoded by the exons GTCCCTTGCACTAGGTCAGCAGTACAGCTCCCTGGGGTCCCAGCCCATCCTCTGCGGCTCCATCCCCGGTCTCGTCCCCAAGCAGCTCCGCTTCTGCCGCAACTACATTGAGATCATGCCCAGCGTGGCTGAAGGGGTGAAGCTGGGCATCCAGGAGTGCCAGCACCAGTTCCGGGGCCGCCGCTGGAACTGCACCACCATCGATGACAGCCTGGCCATCTTCGGGCCGGTCCTGGACAAAG CCACACGAGAGTCTGCCTTTGTCCACGCCATCGCATCAGCAGGGGTGGCCTTCGCTGTAACCCGCTCCTGTGCTGAGGGCACGTCCACAATCTGCGGCTGTGACTCTCACCATAAAGGACCTCCAGGGGATGGCTGGAAATGGGGGGGATGCAGCGAGGATGCTGACTTCGGTGTGCTGGTGTCCCGGGAATTCGCAGACGCCCGAGAGAACCGGCCAGATGCCCGCTCAGCCATGAACAGACACAATAATGAGGCTGGCAGGACG ACCATCCTGGATCACATGCATCTGAAGTGCAAGTGCCACGGTCTCTCCGGAAGCTGCGAAGTCAAGACCTGCTGGTGGGCCCAGCCTGATTTCCGGGCAATTGGTGACTACCTGAAGGATAAATACGACAGCGCCTCTGAGATGGTGGTTGAAAAGCACCGAGAATCTCGGGGATGGGTAGAAACTCTTAGGGCCAAGTATGCTCTTTTCAAGCCACCAACGGAGCGGGATCTGGTCTACTATGAGAACTCCCCCAATTTTTGTGAGCCCAACCCAGAGACGGGCTCCTTTGGGACGAGGGACAGAACGTGCAACGTCACCTCCCACGGGATCGACGGCTGCGACCTGCTGTGCTGCGGTCGTGGCCACAACACCAGGACTGAGAAACGAAAGGAGAAGTGTCACTGCATCTTCCACTGGTGCTGCTATGTGAGCTGCCAGGAGTGTATACGCGTCTACGATGTCCACACCTGCAAGTAA